A DNA window from Piliocolobus tephrosceles isolate RC106 chromosome 9, ASM277652v3, whole genome shotgun sequence contains the following coding sequences:
- the SMNDC1 gene encoding survival of motor neuron-related-splicing factor 30 isoform X2, which produces MEVIELTKDLLSTQPSETLASSDSFASTQPTHSWKVGDKCMAIWSEDGQCYEAEIEEIDEENGTAAITFAGYGNAEVTPLLNLKPVEEGRKAKEDSGNKPMSKKEMIAQQREYKKKKALKKAQRIKELEQEREDQKVKWQQFNNRAYSKNKKGQVKRSIFASPESVTGKVGVGTCGIADKPMTQYQDTSKYNVRHLMPQ; this is translated from the exons ATG gaagtTATAGAACTAACCAAAGACCTTCTGTCAACTCAACCTTCTGAGACGCTTGCAAGTTCAGACAGTTTTGCTTCTACTCAACCTACTCATTCATGGAAAGTAGGAGACAAGTGTATGGCAATCTGGAGTGAAGATGGACA GTGTTACGAAGCGGAGATTGAAgagatagatgaagaaaatggcaCCGCTGCAATCACCTTTGCTGGTTATGGCAATGCTGAAGTGACTCCACTGTTGAACCTCAAGCCTgtagaagaaggaaggaaagcaaaggaGGACAGTGGCAACAAACCCATGTCAAA AAAAGAAATGATTGCCCAGCAGCgtgaatataaaaagaagaaggCTTTGAAAAAAGCTCAGAGAATAAAAGAACTTGAGCAGGAAAGAGAGGACCAGAAAGTGAAATGGCAACAATTCAACAACAGAGCctattccaaaaacaaaaaaggccag GTAAAGAGGAGTATTTTTGCTTCACCTGAGAGTGTGACTGGCAAAGTTGGAGTAGGAACTTGTGGAATTGCTGATAAACCTATGACACAATATCAAGATACCTCTAAATACAATGTCAGGCATTTGATGCCTCAATAA
- the SMNDC1 gene encoding survival of motor neuron-related-splicing factor 30 isoform X1 gives MSEDLAKQLASYKAQLQQVEAALSGNGENEDLLKLKKDLQEVIELTKDLLSTQPSETLASSDSFASTQPTHSWKVGDKCMAIWSEDGQCYEAEIEEIDEENGTAAITFAGYGNAEVTPLLNLKPVEEGRKAKEDSGNKPMSKKEMIAQQREYKKKKALKKAQRIKELEQEREDQKVKWQQFNNRAYSKNKKGQVKRSIFASPESVTGKVGVGTCGIADKPMTQYQDTSKYNVRHLMPQ, from the exons ATGTCAGAGGATTTAGCAAAGCAGCTAGCAAGCTACAAAGCTCAGCTCCAGCAAGTTGAAGCTGCATTATctggaaatggagaaaatgaagatTTGCTAAAATTGAAGAAAGATTTACAA gaagtTATAGAACTAACCAAAGACCTTCTGTCAACTCAACCTTCTGAGACGCTTGCAAGTTCAGACAGTTTTGCTTCTACTCAACCTACTCATTCATGGAAAGTAGGAGACAAGTGTATGGCAATCTGGAGTGAAGATGGACA GTGTTACGAAGCGGAGATTGAAgagatagatgaagaaaatggcaCCGCTGCAATCACCTTTGCTGGTTATGGCAATGCTGAAGTGACTCCACTGTTGAACCTCAAGCCTgtagaagaaggaaggaaagcaaaggaGGACAGTGGCAACAAACCCATGTCAAA AAAAGAAATGATTGCCCAGCAGCgtgaatataaaaagaagaaggCTTTGAAAAAAGCTCAGAGAATAAAAGAACTTGAGCAGGAAAGAGAGGACCAGAAAGTGAAATGGCAACAATTCAACAACAGAGCctattccaaaaacaaaaaaggccag GTAAAGAGGAGTATTTTTGCTTCACCTGAGAGTGTGACTGGCAAAGTTGGAGTAGGAACTTGTGGAATTGCTGATAAACCTATGACACAATATCAAGATACCTCTAAATACAATGTCAGGCATTTGATGCCTCAATAA